In Bacillota bacterium, one DNA window encodes the following:
- a CDS encoding glycerate kinase, whose protein sequence is MKIVIATDSFKGSISAEGACRLIKQGMEAVLDAEYIPVPMADGGEGTVEAMVAALQGELRQVEVTGPLGEKVLASFGLVRDRKTAIIEMAAASGLPLVPEPLRNPEVTTTYGTGELIRAALEQGCEELIIGIGGSATNDGGAGMIQALGGRLLREDGSPIPWGGAGLLELARIDLSGLDPRLEQVRLQVACDVDNPLCGPKGAAYVYGPQKGATPQQVERLDRALGHYADVIQRELGKDVRHIPGAGAAGGLGAGFLAFTKAKLRPGVEIVMETVGLEELVKDADLVITGEGAIDGQSVRGKTPVGVARVAAKYGCPVIAIVGSVGPGSHEVHTQGITAYFSLINRPMSLATAMAETEDLILDLASQIGRLVKALVRL, encoded by the coding sequence GTGAAAATCGTCATTGCTACCGATTCCTTTAAGGGCAGTATTTCTGCGGAGGGAGCCTGTCGGCTGATCAAACAGGGGATGGAAGCCGTACTGGATGCGGAATATATTCCTGTGCCTATGGCCGATGGTGGAGAGGGCACGGTGGAGGCCATGGTGGCTGCTTTGCAGGGGGAGTTGAGGCAGGTGGAGGTCACAGGTCCCCTGGGGGAGAAGGTCCTCGCATCCTTTGGGTTGGTCCGGGACCGCAAAACCGCGATTATCGAGATGGCCGCAGCCTCCGGGTTGCCCTTGGTGCCGGAACCTTTGCGGAATCCCGAGGTGACCACCACCTATGGTACGGGGGAGTTGATCCGGGCTGCCTTGGAGCAAGGTTGTGAGGAGCTCATCATTGGCATCGGTGGTAGCGCGACCAATGACGGGGGAGCGGGCATGATCCAGGCCCTTGGCGGGCGTCTGTTGCGAGAGGATGGCAGTCCGATCCCGTGGGGAGGAGCGGGGCTTTTGGAGTTGGCCCGAATTGATCTTTCGGGTTTGGACCCCCGCTTGGAGCAGGTGCGATTGCAGGTGGCCTGCGATGTGGACAATCCTCTGTGTGGTCCCAAGGGCGCAGCCTACGTTTACGGGCCCCAGAAGGGAGCCACACCCCAGCAGGTGGAGCGACTGGATCGGGCCTTGGGTCATTACGCGGATGTGATCCAAAGGGAACTGGGCAAGGACGTCCGGCATATCCCTGGGGCGGGAGCCGCCGGCGGCCTAGGCGCAGGCTTTTTGGCCTTCACTAAGGCAAAGCTGCGGCCCGGGGTGGAGATCGTGATGGAGACTGTAGGTCTGGAGGAGCTCGTCAAAGACGCGGATCTGGTGATTACCGGTGAGGGTGCCATCGATGGTCAGAGCGTCCGGGGCAAAACCCCGGTGGGGGTCGCTAGGGTGGCGGCCAAGTACGGGTGTCCGGTGATTGCCATTGTGGGCTCGGTGGGACCCGGTAGCCACGAGGTCCATACCCAGGGGATTACCGCCTACTTCTCCCTGATCAACCGGCCCATGTCCCTGGCTACCGCCATGGCGGAAACCGAGGATTTGATCCTGGATTTGGCCAGTCAGATCGGACGTTTGGTGAAAGCCCTTGTCAGGCTGTAA
- a CDS encoding sulfide/dihydroorotate dehydrogenase-like FAD/NAD-binding protein yields the protein MYLVRKNEEIGPQIKRIEIEAPLIAAKAKPGQFVIIRVDEGGERIPLTVAIADEAQGTITVVAQVVGKSTGKLAAVPAGEYLSDVAGPLGTPADIRYVGTVVCVAGGVGNAIIYPEAKAFKEAGNRVITLLGARSKSHYFFTEELEGVSDRVLYATDDGSFGHKGFVTDLLSGLLEQGESIDLVVAIGPIPMMRAVAELTRPKGIPTTVSLNPVMVDGTGMCGGCRVTVDGQVKFACVDGPEFDGHKVDFEELMARNRQYTEEEQFSLGHHHEGRCVLDV from the coding sequence TTGTATTTGGTTCGCAAGAATGAGGAGATTGGGCCGCAAATCAAGCGGATCGAAATAGAAGCACCATTGATTGCAGCCAAAGCTAAGCCCGGTCAGTTTGTGATCATCCGGGTAGATGAAGGCGGAGAACGGATTCCCCTCACGGTGGCCATTGCCGATGAGGCCCAAGGGACCATCACCGTGGTAGCCCAGGTGGTGGGGAAGAGCACCGGGAAACTAGCTGCCGTCCCTGCGGGAGAGTATCTTTCGGACGTGGCGGGCCCCTTGGGTACTCCCGCGGACATCCGCTATGTGGGGACCGTGGTCTGTGTGGCTGGGGGCGTGGGCAACGCCATCATTTATCCCGAGGCCAAGGCCTTCAAGGAAGCGGGCAACCGCGTGATTACCCTCCTGGGGGCCCGTAGCAAATCCCACTATTTCTTCACCGAAGAATTGGAAGGGGTTAGCGATCGGGTGCTTTATGCCACCGATGACGGCAGCTTCGGACACAAGGGTTTTGTGACAGACCTGTTGTCCGGACTTCTTGAACAGGGGGAGTCCATCGATCTCGTGGTGGCCATCGGACCTATCCCCATGATGCGGGCGGTGGCAGAATTAACCCGGCCGAAGGGCATTCCTACCACCGTGAGCTTAAATCCGGTGATGGTGGATGGCACTGGCATGTGCGGTGGCTGCCGGGTCACCGTGGACGGACAAGTGAAGTTCGCCTGTGTGGATGGGCCGGAATTCGACGGACACAAGGTGGACTTCGAGGAATTAATGGCCCGAAACCGTCAATATACTGAGGAGGAGCAGTTCAGTCTGGGACACCATCACGAAGGTAGGTGTGTACTGGATGTCTAA
- the gltA gene encoding NADPH-dependent glutamate synthase, with protein MSKIPPRTKMPVQPAAERIKNFSEVNLGFSPEEAVAEAKRCIQCKHRPCVTGCPVQIDIPDFVRLIAEERFAEALAKIKEKNSLPAICGRVCPQERQCEAMCTLGKRFEPVAIGALERFVADWGRAQGVGEAVPMEKPAQSLGKVATVGSGPASITCAAELARLGYEVTIFEALHEPGGVLVYGIPEFRLPKAIVKEEIDYVRSLGVEIRTNVIIGQTLTLQELFTHEGFDAVFLGAGAGTPYFLGIPGENANGVFSSNEFLTRVNLMKAYKFPQVDTPVKIGKRVVVVGGGNTAMDAARTARRLGAEVTVLYRRSREEMPARNEEIEHAVEEGVVLELLSYPKEILYDENRWVTGLVCGRMELGPAGPDGRRQVIPIPDSTFQLAADTVIVAIGQGPNPLLLRSTPGLDADKRGYIVTKDRVWTNLPGVFAGGDLTGGASTVISAMGDGKAAAFAIHRYLQEKKAVKMPEGETTDAR; from the coding sequence ATGTCTAAGATTCCACCAAGGACCAAAATGCCTGTGCAGCCTGCCGCAGAGCGGATCAAGAATTTTTCTGAAGTGAACCTAGGTTTTTCACCGGAAGAAGCGGTGGCCGAGGCCAAACGGTGTATCCAATGCAAGCACCGGCCTTGTGTCACGGGGTGTCCGGTTCAGATCGATATTCCCGATTTCGTTCGCCTGATTGCCGAGGAGCGTTTTGCTGAGGCCTTGGCGAAGATTAAGGAAAAAAACAGCCTGCCGGCCATTTGTGGGCGGGTCTGCCCCCAAGAGCGGCAATGTGAAGCGATGTGTACTTTGGGTAAGCGTTTTGAACCGGTGGCCATTGGTGCCTTGGAGCGCTTTGTGGCCGATTGGGGCCGCGCCCAGGGAGTCGGGGAGGCTGTCCCGATGGAAAAGCCTGCTCAAAGCCTGGGCAAAGTGGCCACGGTGGGATCGGGACCTGCGTCTATCACCTGTGCCGCGGAGTTGGCCCGGTTGGGTTATGAGGTGACCATCTTTGAGGCCCTCCATGAGCCCGGGGGTGTGTTGGTTTACGGGATCCCGGAGTTTCGTTTGCCCAAGGCCATCGTCAAAGAGGAGATTGACTACGTCCGTTCCCTAGGGGTGGAAATCCGGACCAATGTGATCATCGGGCAGACTTTGACCCTGCAGGAGCTGTTTACCCACGAAGGGTTCGATGCGGTCTTCTTGGGTGCGGGTGCCGGTACACCCTATTTCCTCGGGATTCCTGGCGAGAATGCCAACGGAGTCTTTTCCTCCAACGAATTCTTAACCCGGGTGAACTTGATGAAAGCCTATAAGTTTCCCCAGGTGGATACGCCGGTGAAGATCGGCAAGCGGGTTGTGGTGGTGGGTGGAGGCAATACGGCTATGGATGCCGCCCGCACAGCCCGTCGGTTGGGGGCGGAGGTGACGGTTCTGTACCGACGTTCCAGGGAAGAGATGCCGGCGCGAAACGAAGAAATTGAGCACGCGGTTGAAGAGGGCGTGGTTTTGGAGCTTCTGTCCTATCCAAAGGAGATCTTGTACGATGAGAATCGCTGGGTCACGGGTCTGGTCTGCGGACGGATGGAACTGGGGCCTGCGGGACCTGACGGGCGTCGTCAGGTGATCCCCATTCCCGATTCCACCTTCCAGTTGGCGGCGGATACGGTGATTGTGGCCATCGGGCAGGGACCTAACCCCTTGTTGCTCCGCAGTACCCCGGGACTGGACGCGGACAAACGGGGGTATATCGTGACCAAGGATCGGGTGTGGACCAACTTGCCTGGGGTATTTGCTGGCGGGGACCTCACTGGAGGTGCCAGTACGGTGATTAGCGCCATGGGGGACGGCAAGGCTGCTGCCTTTGCTATCCACCGTTACCTACAGGAAAAAAAGGCCGTTAAGATGCCGGAGGGGGAGACAACAGATGCAAGGTAA